Proteins encoded within one genomic window of Formosa agariphila KMM 3901:
- a CDS encoding DoxX family protein encodes MKRDKIIFYVATGLLSVIVLFSVSMYFFKHDDVALMFTNFGYPSYIIYPYAVAKLLGLFAIWNPNFKTIKEWSYSGFFFAFILAFFAHVMIGDGGQFTALLALILLIVSYIFNKKNSDLI; translated from the coding sequence ATGAAAAGAGACAAAATTATTTTTTATGTAGCTACAGGATTATTATCTGTAATCGTGTTATTTTCGGTAAGCATGTATTTTTTTAAACATGATGATGTTGCTTTAATGTTTACCAATTTTGGGTATCCATCGTATATTATTTACCCTTATGCAGTAGCCAAACTATTAGGATTATTTGCAATATGGAATCCGAATTTTAAAACCATAAAGGAGTGGTCCTATTCTGGATTTTTCTTTGCTTTTATCTTAGCATTTTTTGCACACGTTATGATTGGTGATGGAGGACAATTCACGGCATTATTAGCTTTAATCTTATTAATAGTATCTTATATATTTAATAAAAAAAACTCAGATTTAATATGA
- a CDS encoding NADPH-dependent FMN reductase has translation MKQIIAFAGSNSKQSINKQLVSYASSLLQEAEVTVLDLNDFKLPLYGVDLEVESGIPESVNRMIDAIKSADGLIISLAEHNGAYTTVFKNLFDWMSRAEPKTFHNKPMLLMATSPGARGGASVLEIAKDRFPRHDANIVAEFSLPSFYENFSEGKLINTALNTQLLNEVKQLEAAL, from the coding sequence ATGAAACAGATCATCGCATTTGCAGGAAGTAACAGTAAACAATCTATAAATAAGCAATTAGTTAGTTATGCTTCCAGTCTATTACAAGAGGCGGAAGTAACCGTTTTAGATTTAAACGATTTTAAATTACCATTGTATGGTGTAGACCTTGAAGTTGAGTCAGGTATTCCAGAATCAGTCAATCGTATGATAGATGCTATTAAAAGCGCCGACGGACTTATTATATCGTTAGCAGAACATAATGGTGCATACACTACTGTATTTAAAAATTTATTTGATTGGATGTCTAGAGCAGAACCCAAAACATTTCATAACAAACCAATGTTGTTAATGGCAACTTCTCCTGGAGCACGAGGTGGGGCTTCTGTTTTAGAAATAGCTAAAGATAGGTTTCCACGTCATGATGCTAATATAGTAGCGGAGTTTTCTCTACCGTCATTTTATGAGAATTTTTCTGAAGGAAAACTGATTAATACCGCGTTAAACACCCAATTATTAAATGAAGTAAAACAGCTTGAAGCTGCTTTGTAA
- a CDS encoding pirin family protein, which produces MKTIVHKSDTRGFSNHGWLQANHSFSFANWYNEDRVHFGALRVLNDDVIAPKMGFGTHPHKNMEIITIPLEGELKHRDSMGNKWESVLPGEVQIMSAGTGVEHSEINGSTDSHLSLFQIWVIPNKENVDPRYDQKAFEASERRNSLQVLVSSIGDDLEGPLKIYQDALISRVDLDENHEITYQLKSNNHGVYVMLINGRVNVLDTELNTRDAIGISELTEFKVNAEETSSLLFIEIPMQF; this is translated from the coding sequence ATGAAAACAATAGTTCATAAATCAGATACAAGAGGATTCTCAAATCATGGTTGGTTACAAGCAAATCATTCGTTTAGTTTTGCAAATTGGTATAATGAAGATCGCGTTCATTTTGGCGCATTACGTGTCTTGAATGACGATGTTATTGCTCCTAAAATGGGGTTTGGAACACATCCGCATAAAAACATGGAAATAATTACCATTCCATTAGAGGGCGAATTGAAGCATAGGGACTCTATGGGGAATAAGTGGGAATCTGTTTTGCCTGGCGAAGTTCAAATTATGAGTGCGGGAACTGGTGTAGAGCATTCTGAAATTAATGGCTCGACGGATTCTCATTTAAGTTTATTTCAAATTTGGGTAATTCCGAATAAAGAAAATGTAGATCCACGTTACGATCAAAAAGCTTTTGAGGCTTCAGAACGTCGAAATTCATTACAAGTATTAGTATCGTCTATAGGTGATGATTTGGAAGGACCTTTAAAAATCTATCAAGATGCTTTAATTTCTAGAGTAGACTTAGATGAAAATCATGAGATAACTTATCAATTGAAAAGTAATAATCATGGTGTCTATGTAATGCTTATAAATGGTCGTGTAAATGTTTTAGATACTGAATTAAATACACGTGATGCTATTGGAATAAGTGAATTAACTGAGTTTAAAGTCAATGCAGAAGAGACATCTAGTCTTTTATTTATAGAAATTCCTATGCAATTTTAG
- a CDS encoding MBL fold metallo-hydrolase, whose protein sequence is MKHKYLFSLFIVAATLISFKPATQFTEPETMLEQEHNTKITPISHATYILQIDDKTIYVDPVGGVDAFKGQNEPDLILITDIHGDHLNLETVEGIVKQHTKIFAPQAVADKFTDNLRQQTIVISNGETKQYAHLKIEAIPMYNLRPEALKFHAKGRGNGYILNNYDERIYISGDTEDIPEMRSLKNIDIAFVCMNLPYTMPVESAASAVLDFKPKEVIPYHYRGTNGLSDVNQFKTLIDAKNKSIKVTLLNWYPEN, encoded by the coding sequence CAGCTTTAAGCCTGCAACTCAATTCACAGAGCCTGAAACAATGCTTGAACAAGAGCATAATACTAAAATCACTCCCATTTCTCACGCTACTTATATTTTGCAAATAGACGATAAAACCATCTACGTAGATCCTGTTGGAGGTGTAGATGCTTTTAAAGGACAAAACGAACCCGATTTAATTTTGATTACAGATATTCATGGAGATCATTTAAATTTAGAAACTGTAGAAGGAATTGTCAAGCAACATACCAAAATTTTTGCTCCTCAAGCTGTAGCCGATAAATTCACCGATAACTTAAGACAGCAAACTATAGTTATTAGTAATGGTGAAACCAAACAGTATGCTCACTTAAAAATTGAAGCTATCCCAATGTACAATTTGCGACCAGAAGCGCTTAAATTTCATGCTAAAGGTCGTGGAAATGGATACATTTTAAACAATTACGACGAACGTATTTATATTTCGGGTGATACAGAAGATATTCCAGAAATGCGTAGCTTAAAAAATATTGATATCGCTTTTGTTTGTATGAATTTACCGTATACCATGCCTGTAGAAAGTGCAGCAAGTGCGGTATTAGATTTTAAACCAAAAGAAGTTATTCCTTACCATTATCGTGGTACTAATGGTTTAAGCGATGTTAATCAATTTAAAACATTAATAGATGCTAAGAATAAATCTATAAAAGTTACATTACTTAACTGGTATCCAGAAAATTAA
- the ettA gene encoding energy-dependent translational throttle protein EttA translates to MSDDKKVIFSMSGLTKTFPGANTPVLKNIYLSFFYGAKIGILGLNGSGKSTLLKIIAGVDKNFQGDVTFLQDYSVGYLEQEPQLDEDKTVIEIVREGAAETVAILDEYNKINDMFGLEEVYSDADKMDKLMARQAELQDQIDASDAWELDTKLEIAMDALRTPDGDKKISVLSGGERRRVALCRLLLQEPDVLLLDEPTNHLDAESVHWLEHHLAQYKGTVIAVTHDRYFLDNVAGWILELDRGEGIPWKGNYSSWLDQKSKRMAQENKTASKRQKTLERELDWVRQGAKGRQTKQKARLKNYDKMMSQDQKQLDEKLEIYIPNGPRLGTNVIEAKGISKGFDDKLLYEDLNFNLPQAGIVGIIGPNGAGKTTIFRMIMGEQEPDKGSFEVGETAKIAYVDQSHTNIDPEKTIWQNFSDEQELVLMGGKEVNSRAYLSRFNFSGGEQNKKVKLLSGGERNRLHLAMTLKEEGNVLLLDEPTNDLDVNTLRALEEGLENFAGCAVVISHDRWFLDRICTHILAFEGDSQVYFFEGSFSEYEENKKKRLGGDLMPKRIKYKKLVR, encoded by the coding sequence ATGAGCGACGATAAGAAAGTCATTTTTTCAATGTCTGGTTTAACCAAGACATTTCCGGGAGCTAATACACCGGTTTTAAAGAATATTTATTTAAGTTTTTTCTACGGAGCAAAAATTGGGATTTTAGGTCTTAATGGTTCTGGTAAATCTACGTTATTAAAAATTATAGCTGGAGTTGATAAAAATTTCCAAGGTGATGTTACTTTCCTTCAGGATTATTCTGTTGGATATTTAGAGCAAGAACCACAACTTGACGAAGATAAAACGGTAATAGAAATTGTTCGTGAAGGTGCAGCAGAAACAGTTGCTATTCTTGACGAATACAATAAAATAAACGACATGTTTGGGTTAGAAGAAGTTTATTCTGATGCAGACAAAATGGATAAATTAATGGCACGCCAAGCAGAGCTTCAAGATCAGATTGATGCCTCGGATGCTTGGGAATTAGATACCAAATTAGAAATTGCCATGGATGCCTTACGTACTCCAGACGGTGATAAAAAAATTAGTGTGCTTTCTGGAGGGGAACGTAGACGTGTAGCGCTTTGTCGTTTACTATTACAAGAACCAGATGTATTACTTTTAGATGAGCCTACCAACCACTTAGATGCAGAATCTGTGCATTGGTTAGAGCATCATTTAGCGCAATATAAAGGAACTGTAATTGCTGTAACGCACGATAGATATTTCTTAGATAATGTTGCTGGTTGGATTTTAGAACTGGATAGAGGTGAAGGAATTCCTTGGAAAGGAAATTATTCATCTTGGTTAGACCAAAAATCTAAACGTATGGCTCAAGAAAACAAAACAGCTTCTAAACGTCAGAAAACTTTAGAACGTGAATTAGATTGGGTACGTCAGGGAGCTAAAGGTCGCCAGACGAAACAAAAGGCACGTTTAAAGAATTACGATAAAATGATGAGTCAGGATCAGAAACAACTTGACGAAAAATTAGAAATCTATATTCCTAATGGGCCACGTTTAGGTACCAACGTTATTGAGGCTAAAGGCATCAGCAAAGGATTTGATGATAAATTGTTATATGAAGATTTAAACTTCAATTTACCTCAAGCTGGAATTGTTGGAATTATTGGTCCGAATGGTGCTGGTAAAACAACTATTTTCAGAATGATTATGGGAGAACAGGAACCTGATAAAGGTTCTTTTGAAGTAGGAGAGACTGCTAAAATTGCATACGTGGATCAAAGTCATACAAATATTGATCCTGAGAAAACCATTTGGCAAAACTTTAGCGATGAGCAAGAGCTTGTTTTAATGGGCGGAAAAGAAGTTAATTCTAGAGCCTATTTAAGTCGATTTAATTTCTCTGGTGGCGAGCAAAATAAGAAGGTGAAGTTACTATCTGGAGGAGAACGTAACCGCTTACATTTAGCAATGACACTTAAAGAAGAAGGTAACGTGTTACTTTTAGATGAGCCTACCAACGATTTAGATGTAAATACATTACGTGCGTTAGAAGAAGGTTTAGAGAATTTTGCTGGTTGTGCGGTAGTAATTAGTCACGACAGATGGTTCTTAGATAGAATTTGTACACACATTTTAGCATTCGAAGGCGATAGTCAAGTATATTTCTTTGAAGGTAGTTTTAGTGAATACGAAGAAAATAAGAAAAAACGTTTGGGTGGTGATTTAATGCCAAAACGTATTAAGTATAAAAAATTAGTGAGATAA
- a CDS encoding MFS transporter, with protein MNKALLSLAIGGFGIGLTEFVIMGILPEIAIAFDISIPKAGHFISAYALGVVVGAPILTSIASKWPAHKVLMALMVWFTVFNTLSAFATGYNSFIILRFLSGLPHGAFFGIGAVVAGKLSKEGKSAQGIAIMFSGLTFANLLGVPLGTYLGKHFSWNLSFLLVGFVGVLVVLSIKLWMPVLKQSSETHFLEDLKIFKRLELWLIIILTTIGTGGFFAWYSYISPLITDVAGHSAEMVSVAMILAGLGMVIGNFIGAKLAEKFSPIYAIIITLVCMVICLSLNTILASDKVMVLVMTFIIGAVTFCLSTPIQVAIINASKGSETLGSSLNQSAFNIGNASGAYFAGIPIAMGYGFTSADWVGAAMAASGVLIAFCIILLRKHRSKNQIVTS; from the coding sequence ATGAATAAAGCTCTACTTTCTTTGGCTATAGGAGGATTCGGAATTGGTTTAACCGAGTTTGTAATTATGGGAATTTTGCCCGAAATAGCTATCGCATTCGACATAAGCATCCCTAAAGCGGGCCATTTTATTTCAGCTTATGCTTTAGGTGTTGTTGTTGGTGCCCCCATTTTAACGAGTATCGCCAGTAAATGGCCTGCACATAAGGTTCTAATGGCACTTATGGTTTGGTTTACTGTTTTCAATACATTATCGGCATTTGCCACAGGTTACAACTCCTTTATAATTTTACGCTTTTTATCGGGATTACCTCATGGTGCTTTCTTTGGAATTGGAGCCGTTGTTGCCGGAAAATTATCTAAAGAAGGAAAATCTGCTCAAGGTATTGCTATTATGTTTAGTGGATTAACTTTTGCAAATCTTTTAGGAGTGCCTTTAGGTACATATTTAGGAAAACACTTTAGTTGGAATCTCTCCTTCTTGTTGGTTGGTTTTGTAGGTGTATTAGTCGTTTTAAGCATAAAACTCTGGATGCCTGTATTGAAACAATCATCTGAGACGCATTTTTTAGAGGATTTAAAAATTTTCAAACGCCTTGAGTTATGGTTAATTATAATCTTAACCACTATTGGTACCGGAGGCTTTTTTGCTTGGTATAGTTATATATCTCCATTAATTACAGATGTTGCAGGACACTCCGCAGAAATGGTTTCTGTCGCTATGATTTTAGCCGGATTAGGTATGGTTATCGGTAATTTTATAGGAGCAAAACTGGCTGAAAAATTTTCACCAATATATGCTATTATTATTACATTAGTTTGCATGGTAATTTGTCTGTCTTTAAATACCATATTAGCATCAGATAAGGTTATGGTTCTTGTCATGACATTTATTATAGGCGCAGTAACTTTTTGCCTATCTACTCCTATTCAGGTTGCCATTATAAACGCATCTAAGGGTTCAGAAACTTTAGGGTCGTCTTTAAACCAAAGTGCCTTTAATATAGGTAATGCTTCTGGAGCATATTTTGCAGGAATTCCTATAGCCATGGGATATGGATTTACCTCTGCCGATTGGGTTGGAGCTGCAATGGCTGCATCTGGTGTTTTAATTGCATTTTGTATTATTCTCTTGCGAAAACACCGTTCTAAAAATCAGATAGTAACTTCATAA
- a CDS encoding OmpA family protein, whose amino-acid sequence MKLKRKMLFVFFVALTYATYSQNSKITEIPDITEMDSTRVSSWIIGIGFNAVDDTGTVFDDVFDVNEGWNAVPYPSRLSFGRYYKSGLGLEGIFTYNRYKAGKLVDNFPLEEDANYFGLDTRLSYDLNKIIGETGWFDPYVGAGVGFTSANKKSRGTINAVVGFRIWFTENFGMDVNSTGKWGMNQNYKNHKQHAIGLVYRFIDEKELSRKNQKLLALQEELALEQIKIEDSIALVNQQQEEALLLAQQAAKQKEDEAEQARLVQLEQDKLEAKNMVQGEIDSLENLYFAFDSYQLTNTSKTELNKLIGILNTYPEITLEITSHTDSRGSRAYNQTLSESRLKSTLDYLFDNSIDEDRIEGKAFGEDQLINSCNDGTKCSEEMHKANRRSEINIVKF is encoded by the coding sequence ATGAAACTAAAAAGAAAAATGTTATTCGTTTTTTTTGTTGCGCTCACGTATGCAACATATTCGCAAAATTCAAAAATTACTGAAATCCCAGACATTACAGAAATGGATTCTACTAGGGTAAGTTCCTGGATTATTGGAATTGGATTTAATGCTGTCGATGATACAGGAACTGTATTTGATGATGTGTTTGATGTCAATGAAGGTTGGAACGCTGTTCCATATCCGTCTAGATTAAGTTTTGGTCGCTATTATAAAAGTGGATTAGGACTAGAAGGTATCTTTACATATAATAGATACAAGGCTGGAAAGTTAGTCGATAATTTTCCTCTTGAAGAAGATGCCAACTATTTTGGTTTAGACACGAGACTGAGTTACGATTTAAATAAAATTATAGGAGAAACCGGTTGGTTTGACCCTTATGTTGGAGCAGGAGTTGGTTTTACAAGTGCAAATAAGAAATCGCGAGGAACTATCAACGCTGTAGTTGGTTTTAGAATATGGTTTACTGAAAATTTTGGAATGGATGTTAACTCCACTGGTAAATGGGGTATGAATCAAAATTATAAAAATCATAAGCAACACGCTATAGGTTTAGTTTATAGATTTATTGATGAAAAAGAATTAAGTAGAAAGAATCAAAAATTATTAGCTCTTCAAGAAGAATTGGCACTGGAGCAGATAAAAATAGAAGATTCTATTGCTCTTGTTAATCAACAGCAAGAAGAAGCTTTATTGTTAGCTCAGCAAGCAGCTAAACAAAAAGAAGATGAAGCAGAACAAGCTAGACTGGTGCAACTTGAGCAAGATAAACTAGAAGCTAAAAATATGGTACAGGGTGAAATTGATAGTCTAGAAAATTTATACTTTGCTTTTGACTCATATCAATTAACAAACACATCTAAAACAGAATTAAATAAATTAATTGGTATATTAAATACATACCCTGAAATAACTTTAGAAATTACGTCTCATACAGATTCTAGAGGTTCCAGAGCATATAACCAAACACTTTCAGAATCGCGGTTAAAAAGTACACTCGATTATTTATTTGATAATAGTATTGATGAGGATAGAATAGAAGGTAAAGCTTTTGGAGAAGATCAATTAATCAATTCGTGTAACGACGGTACAAAATGCTCGGAAGAAATGCATAAAGCAAATCGACGTTCCGAAATAAATATTGTTAAGTTTTAA
- a CDS encoding MarR family winged helix-turn-helix transcriptional regulator yields MGDFSKDINSTFPNNKVKAMLNIMFTANWISSYQNSFFKPFKISSQQYNILRILKGAGEPLKVQTIKERMIERSPNTTRLMDKLYAKQLIDRIPCPTDRRVVHVKITEEGLVLLEHISKTQRTDILKNLSEDEAEQLSMLLDKIR; encoded by the coding sequence ATGGGAGATTTTTCTAAAGACATCAATTCTACTTTTCCAAATAATAAGGTAAAAGCGATGTTAAACATAATGTTTACCGCAAATTGGATTAGTAGTTACCAAAATTCATTTTTTAAACCTTTTAAAATATCATCTCAACAATACAATATTTTAAGAATTTTAAAAGGAGCAGGAGAACCTTTAAAGGTACAAACAATAAAAGAACGCATGATTGAAAGGTCTCCAAATACCACACGTTTAATGGATAAATTGTATGCGAAACAATTAATAGACCGCATACCCTGTCCTACAGACCGCAGAGTGGTTCATGTAAAAATTACCGAGGAAGGTTTAGTGTTGCTAGAGCATATATCGAAAACTCAAAGAACAGATATTTTGAAAAATTTATCCGAAGATGAAGCAGAACAACTGAGTATGTTGTTAGATAAAATTAGGTAA
- a CDS encoding CAL67264 family membrane protein → MAMNKNTVLAWATTIMIIVGLGLIALGAFRYNDVAGWGFAAVGVGFFAIAWVFNALKGRV, encoded by the coding sequence ATGGCAATGAATAAAAATACAGTTTTAGCTTGGGCAACAACTATTATGATTATAGTAGGATTAGGTTTAATAGCACTTGGGGCTTTTAGGTATAACGATGTCGCAGGTTGGGGATTTGCCGCGGTTGGCGTGGGATTTTTTGCTATTGCTTGGGTATTTAACGCATTAAAAGGTAGAGTATAA